A genomic region of Bernardetia sp. ABR2-2B contains the following coding sequences:
- a CDS encoding GNAT family N-acetyltransferase, with protein MKIQLFDSTASEKLERAFAIRRIVFIEGQDVPEEDDFDGLDAIATHILAIDESNNEKAVGTARFRVTEKHKDNSPKKIKLERFAVLEEDRGKKAGQKMVEFALQQIQKKEEFKTVETIYLHAQLAAVSLYERCGFKKDGDVFEESGIMHYKMIYKV; from the coding sequence ATGAAGATTCAGCTTTTTGATTCGACGGCATCAGAAAAATTAGAACGTGCTTTTGCTATTCGTAGAATTGTTTTTATTGAAGGACAAGATGTTCCTGAAGAAGATGATTTTGATGGACTAGACGCAATAGCAACTCATATTTTGGCAATAGATGAAAGTAATAATGAAAAAGCAGTTGGAACAGCTCGTTTTAGAGTAACTGAAAAGCATAAAGATAACTCTCCCAAAAAAATAAAACTAGAGCGTTTTGCTGTTTTGGAAGAAGATAGAGGAAAAAAAGCAGGACAAAAAATGGTAGAGTTTGCGCTACAACAAATTCAGAAAAAGGAAGAGTTCAAGACCGTAGAAACAATTTATCTACACGCCCAACTTGCAGCCGTTTCATTATATGAGCGTTGTGGATTCAAAAAAGACGGAGATGTTTTTGAAGAAAGTGGAATTATGCACTACAAAATGATTTATAAAGTTTAA
- a CDS encoding TetR/AcrR family transcriptional regulator: MKNKPNTSQEIKRVAKDLFNQKGIPSVTLREVAKEMNKSYGNITYHFPTKEKLIEELYQEYKTEMQQVSQAFFGEENLFLSILKAPFYTFDISLSYLFFFKDYVFLIREYEELAKKINQENEQRKAILKSIFVQLIENDIFRNEFEEKDIFYLMELSGAMRTFFFMQLRNEEFEKLSLKNEYINYVNRLIFPYLSEKGRIIFEEFEENMM; this comes from the coding sequence ATGAAAAACAAACCCAATACCAGCCAAGAAATTAAGAGAGTTGCAAAAGATTTATTCAATCAAAAAGGTATTCCTTCCGTTACGCTTCGTGAAGTAGCCAAAGAAATGAATAAGAGTTATGGAAATATTACTTATCATTTTCCGACAAAAGAAAAACTGATTGAAGAATTATATCAAGAATATAAAACTGAAATGCAGCAGGTTTCACAGGCTTTTTTTGGAGAAGAAAATCTATTTTTGTCTATTTTGAAAGCTCCTTTTTATACGTTTGATATTTCACTTTCCTATTTATTTTTCTTTAAAGACTATGTTTTTTTAATTAGGGAATACGAAGAATTAGCTAAAAAAATCAATCAAGAAAATGAGCAGCGAAAAGCTATTTTGAAATCTATCTTTGTGCAGCTTATAGAAAATGATATTTTTCGGAATGAGTTTGAAGAAAAGGATATATTTTATTTGATGGAACTTAGTGGTGCAATGCGAACTTTCTTTTTTATGCAATTACGAAATGAAGAGTTTGAAAAACTGAGCTTAAAAAATGAATATATAAATTATGTCAATCGCTTGATTTTTCCTTACCTTTCTGAAAAAGGAAGGATTATTTTTGAGGAGTTTGAGGAGAATATGATGTAG
- the porV gene encoding type IX secretion system outer membrane channel protein PorV: MQIVKSSLSILLTLILSSFSNFCFAQVTANAQSRAIRTAVPILRFSPDARGSSMGNAGVALSPNVNATFWNPSKLSFLKNEWNFGASYSPVFHRVADNMWFGYFSAAKKLNEEQAIALSSRYFEKGKAGNITMPNSSQELDLGYDFTLDASFAQKVSEKLSLAATFRYIRSNQLFINSSNTYFNSVQNVGAMDVSLFYKTDFVINEKQVDWNVGVNISNMGQPFSYLGAKEYLPANLAIGTTLTHHLNQDNLFTFAFDVNKLLVPTPNSSNQIPQKNVVSSIFNSFSDAPNGFSEEMQELILALGAEYSYKNALKLRSGYYHENENKGNNRYLTFGLGVERKAIALNVSLLKAIVDSPNDGAFQVSLICAFDSKKENL, from the coding sequence ATGCAAATAGTAAAAAGCAGTTTGTCAATTCTTTTGACGCTAATTTTAAGTAGTTTTTCTAATTTTTGTTTTGCTCAAGTAACAGCCAATGCTCAGTCTAGAGCAATTCGAACAGCCGTTCCTATCTTACGTTTTTCGCCTGATGCTCGTGGTAGTTCCATGGGAAATGCAGGAGTAGCACTTTCTCCAAATGTAAATGCTACATTTTGGAATCCTTCAAAACTATCTTTCCTCAAAAATGAATGGAATTTTGGAGCTTCTTATTCTCCTGTTTTCCATAGAGTGGCTGACAATATGTGGTTTGGCTATTTTTCAGCAGCTAAAAAGCTAAATGAAGAACAAGCAATAGCACTTTCTTCTCGGTATTTTGAAAAAGGAAAAGCTGGTAATATCACAATGCCAAACTCATCACAAGAATTAGATTTAGGTTACGATTTTACCCTAGATGCTAGTTTTGCCCAAAAGGTCTCTGAGAAGTTGAGCCTTGCAGCTACGTTTAGATATATTCGTTCGAATCAATTATTTATCAATTCTTCTAATACTTATTTTAACTCTGTTCAAAATGTAGGTGCGATGGATGTATCTCTGTTTTACAAAACAGACTTCGTAATTAATGAAAAACAAGTAGATTGGAATGTAGGAGTAAATATTTCAAATATGGGGCAACCCTTTTCATATCTAGGCGCAAAAGAATACTTACCAGCAAATCTTGCTATCGGAACAACTCTGACTCATCATTTGAATCAAGATAATTTATTTACCTTTGCTTTTGATGTAAATAAACTACTTGTTCCTACCCCAAACTCTTCAAATCAAATACCACAAAAAAATGTTGTATCTTCTATTTTTAATTCTTTTTCTGATGCTCCAAATGGTTTTAGTGAAGAAATGCAAGAGCTTATTTTAGCTTTAGGTGCAGAGTATTCATATAAAAATGCATTGAAATTAAGAAGTGGTTATTATCATGAAAATGAAAACAAGGGTAATAATCGTTATCTTACCTTTGGGTTGGGAGTAGAAAGAAAAGCCATTGCTTTGAATGTTTCTCTTCTAAAAGCCATTGTTGATTCGCCAAATGATGGAGCTTTTCAAGTTTCTCTAATTTGTGCTTTTGATTCCAAGAAAGAAAATTTATAA
- a CDS encoding WYL domain-containing protein, producing MAATKLAFFRYLLIDQMLRSKFKPFPTKDELLEACRERFGVSSASTIEKDLAAMRDEFDAPIQYSKKMRGYSYSDTKYKFLSVNLSDDEQLAMAFVESLLGEFRELPIFNEFSGAVDKVLDGMEIAKTSEIQKNVQRIIQVEQSIYKGKGTHQLKDLIYHISEQNVIKIFYQKHNELHTKPYNIHPYLLKEYRNMWYLIGWVRKYNEVRTFGLDRIMDIEPSDESLFITPDQAKFNPEEFYHYCIGVSALNQKPEDIVLSFDPFQGKYIKSQPLHHTQEVLVEDDNEYRIRLHLIVNYELKMLILGYGSSVRVISPSPLEKQIRAELQNTLQQY from the coding sequence ATGGCAGCTACCAAACTCGCTTTTTTTCGCTATTTGCTTATTGACCAAATGTTACGCAGCAAATTCAAACCTTTTCCTACCAAAGATGAATTATTGGAAGCCTGTAGAGAGCGTTTTGGGGTTTCTTCGGCTTCAACTATCGAAAAAGATTTAGCTGCTATGCGTGATGAGTTTGATGCGCCAATTCAGTACAGCAAAAAAATGAGAGGATATTCTTACTCTGATACAAAATACAAATTCCTTTCTGTTAATCTTTCTGATGATGAACAACTTGCAATGGCTTTTGTAGAGTCTCTTTTGGGAGAGTTTAGAGAGCTTCCTATTTTTAATGAGTTTTCAGGTGCAGTAGATAAAGTCTTGGACGGAATGGAAATTGCCAAAACTTCTGAAATCCAAAAAAATGTTCAGCGAATTATTCAAGTCGAACAATCGATTTATAAAGGAAAAGGAACACACCAACTCAAAGATTTAATCTATCATATTTCAGAACAAAATGTAATCAAAATATTCTATCAAAAACACAACGAGCTACACACGAAACCTTATAATATCCACCCTTATTTATTAAAAGAATACCGAAATATGTGGTATTTGATTGGTTGGGTAAGAAAATATAACGAAGTCAGAACCTTCGGACTAGATAGAATAATGGATATAGAACCTTCTGATGAGAGCCTTTTCATTACTCCAGACCAAGCCAAATTTAATCCAGAAGAATTTTATCATTACTGCATTGGCGTTTCGGCATTAAATCAAAAGCCAGAAGATATAGTTTTGAGTTTTGATCCCTTTCAAGGAAAATATATCAAATCACAACCCTTGCATCACACACAAGAAGTTTTGGTAGAAGATGATAATGAATACAGAATCCGTTTGCATTTGATTGTAAATTACGAACTCAAAATGTTGATTTTGGGTTATGGTTCGTCTGTTCGTGTGATTAGCCCTTCGCCTCTTGAAAAACAAATTCGTGCAGAGCTTCAAAATACATTACAGCAGTATTGA
- a CDS encoding alpha/beta hydrolase has protein sequence MKTGTIYKKPTYKQNLMRLYDAKLNSFAKDSYEELNIETFAGNTHIIVRGEESLPPLVVFHGIHAGAPVALEAMKNLHEKYRIYAIDTIGQATKSDETTLDFKNNEYGKWAAEVLEKLHLQNVPVIAISYGAFILNELIRVSPKSIKKAIYIVPSGFANGDFLPSFSRLSIPLFKFHFTKKEKDLIKFMDAFFTTKDKHWIELQKNILLGVKMDYRRPPLMTEKDTQNFDAPVFAIIAENDVFFPKEKAIVRMKKVFADLREIYILKDAKHIPDESRYDEITNKIEEWLSFSDKNKESKTSIERVR, from the coding sequence ATGAAAACAGGAACAATCTATAAAAAGCCAACTTACAAACAGAATTTAATGCGTTTGTATGATGCTAAATTAAACTCTTTTGCAAAAGATAGTTATGAAGAATTGAATATCGAAACCTTTGCAGGAAATACACACATTATTGTAAGAGGAGAAGAGAGTTTACCTCCTTTGGTTGTTTTTCATGGTATTCATGCAGGTGCGCCTGTGGCATTGGAAGCAATGAAAAATTTACACGAAAAATATCGTATTTATGCTATTGATACCATCGGACAAGCTACAAAAAGCGATGAAACAACACTTGATTTCAAAAATAATGAATATGGAAAATGGGCTGCCGAAGTTTTAGAAAAACTGCATCTTCAAAATGTTCCTGTGATTGCTATTTCGTATGGAGCGTTTATTTTGAATGAACTTATAAGAGTCAGTCCGAAAAGTATCAAAAAGGCAATTTATATTGTTCCTTCTGGCTTTGCAAATGGCGATTTTTTGCCTTCTTTTTCTCGTTTGAGTATTCCACTTTTTAAGTTTCATTTTACCAAAAAAGAAAAGGATTTAATAAAATTTATGGACGCATTTTTCACTACCAAAGACAAACATTGGATAGAACTTCAAAAAAATATTCTATTAGGTGTAAAAATGGATTATCGTCGTCCTCCTTTAATGACTGAAAAAGATACTCAAAATTTTGATGCGCCTGTTTTTGCTATAATTGCAGAAAATGATGTTTTTTTTCCAAAAGAAAAAGCAATTGTACGTATGAAAAAAGTCTTTGCTGATTTGAGAGAAATTTATATCTTGAAAGATGCCAAACATATTCCTGATGAAAGTCGCTATGATGAAATCACAAATAAAATTGAAGAATGGTTATCTTTTTCTGATAAAAACAAAGAATCAAAAACAAGCATTGAAAGAGTTAGATAA
- a CDS encoding SiaB family protein kinase, with protein MLDLYPSLAHKDVVLMYQGAMSQTILATMAKRLREAEEDYLVSKRLFGIIIELGQNINHYSEKREFSLADRREVGYGMLVVQKTETHYIFTAANKIKTSKIKKMKSHCGHINSLNPPKDLRVFYRSQRRATRQDGHYGGNIGFIEMVRKSNNPLETEFTISEKNEEMAYFSIQVKMNRIEVF; from the coding sequence ATGCTTGACTTATACCCTTCTTTAGCACACAAAGACGTTGTTTTGATGTATCAAGGTGCAATGTCTCAAACTATTTTGGCAACAATGGCAAAACGACTGCGTGAAGCTGAAGAAGATTATTTAGTTAGTAAACGTCTTTTTGGTATTATCATAGAGTTAGGTCAGAATATTAATCATTACTCTGAGAAAAGAGAATTTTCTTTGGCTGATAGAAGAGAAGTAGGCTATGGAATGCTTGTTGTCCAAAAAACCGAAACCCACTATATTTTTACAGCTGCCAATAAAATAAAGACAAGTAAAATAAAAAAAATGAAAAGTCATTGCGGACATATAAACTCGCTTAACCCTCCTAAAGATTTGCGTGTTTTTTATCGCTCTCAAAGACGTGCTACTCGCCAAGATGGACACTATGGAGGAAATATTGGCTTTATAGAAATGGTAAGAAAATCGAATAATCCATTAGAAACTGAATTTACTATTTCTGAAAAAAACGAAGAAATGGCGTACTTTTCTATTCAAGTAAAAATGAATCGGATTGAGGTTTTTTAG
- the porV gene encoding type IX secretion system outer membrane channel protein PorV, with the protein MQIRKVLAAVLGCLLVSFSYSNFNTASAQIGVDSTGRRVITTAIPILLVGPDSRAAGMGDLGAATSPDANSVHWNPSKLAFIENDWSFGVSYSPWLQRLVNDMWLGYVSGSKRISKTQTVGVTFRYFDMGSLQFTDARGEPLRDFNPREAAIDATFAQQLSKKLSIAGTFRFIHSNLAGNVTNNGPVENVKPANTGAVDVSMFYKSKLNFKSFEGDWALGLNISNIGAPVTYNDAAQQDYLPANLRLGTAFNAEFDEFNKLTLAFDVSKLLVPTPENTASNGANDPVLSSIFKSFGDAPDGFGEEIKETIFAVGAEYWYADLIALRGGYFHENQEKGNRRYFTLGLGLRYQVFGFDFAYLIPNQQQHPLADTIRFSLLFNINKGEKIDEPEEGNN; encoded by the coding sequence ATGCAAATACGTAAAGTTCTTGCAGCCGTTTTGGGTTGCTTACTAGTGAGTTTTTCTTACTCAAATTTTAATACAGCTTCAGCTCAAATTGGTGTCGATTCTACTGGACGTAGAGTAATCACTACTGCTATTCCTATTTTGTTAGTAGGTCCTGATTCTCGTGCTGCTGGTATGGGAGATTTGGGCGCAGCTACTTCTCCTGATGCAAATTCAGTACATTGGAACCCTTCAAAATTAGCTTTTATCGAAAATGATTGGTCGTTTGGAGTATCTTATTCTCCTTGGTTACAAAGGTTAGTTAATGATATGTGGTTGGGTTATGTAAGTGGTTCGAAACGTATTTCTAAAACACAAACTGTAGGTGTTACTTTCCGTTATTTTGATATGGGAAGTCTTCAATTCACAGATGCTAGAGGCGAACCTCTAAGAGATTTTAATCCTCGTGAGGCTGCCATTGATGCAACGTTTGCCCAACAACTTTCCAAAAAGTTAAGTATTGCAGGTACATTTCGTTTTATTCATTCCAATTTAGCAGGAAATGTAACTAATAACGGTCCTGTTGAGAATGTCAAACCAGCTAACACAGGTGCAGTAGATGTATCGATGTTTTATAAGAGCAAACTCAATTTCAAAAGTTTTGAAGGAGATTGGGCATTGGGATTAAATATTTCAAATATTGGTGCGCCAGTAACTTATAATGATGCTGCACAACAAGATTATTTACCTGCTAATTTGCGTCTAGGAACAGCTTTCAATGCAGAATTTGATGAGTTTAATAAACTGACTCTTGCTTTTGATGTTAGTAAATTACTTGTTCCTACTCCTGAAAACACGGCTTCTAATGGTGCAAACGACCCAGTTTTGTCTTCTATCTTTAAGTCATTTGGAGATGCTCCTGATGGTTTTGGCGAAGAAATAAAAGAAACAATTTTTGCCGTAGGTGCAGAATATTGGTATGCCGATTTGATTGCGCTTCGTGGGGGGTATTTTCACGAAAATCAAGAAAAAGGAAATCGTCGTTATTTTACATTAGGTTTGGGTTTGCGTTATCAAGTTTTTGGTTTTGATTTCGCTTATCTTATTCCAAATCAACAACAACATCCACTTGCTGATACTATTCGTTTTTCTCTTTTATTTAATATCAATAAAGGTGAAAAAATAGATGAGCCAGAGGAAGGAAATAACTAA
- the pyrF gene encoding orotidine-5'-phosphate decarboxylase gives MNRKELVAQIKAKKSYLCVGLDSDIKKIPSHLLNAKDPIFEFNKRIIDATEKYAVSYKINTAFYEALGTKGWESLQRTIEYLPKDVFIIADAKRGDIGNTSSQYAKAFFENLNCDAVTVAPYMGEDSVKPFLEIKDKWTILLALTSNSGAQDFEMLELKNGKKVYEEVLEKSQNWGTDENLMYVVGATKAEYIENIRKIIPNHFLLVPGVGAQGGNLQEVSKAGLTKDCGLLINSSRQIIYASKDRDFAEMAGKAAQEIQQEMALQLSVTS, from the coding sequence GTGAACCGTAAAGAACTCGTAGCCCAAATAAAAGCCAAAAAATCTTATCTCTGTGTAGGTTTGGATAGTGATATTAAAAAAATTCCGTCTCATTTATTGAATGCAAAAGACCCTATTTTTGAATTTAATAAAAGAATTATTGATGCGACAGAAAAGTATGCTGTTTCTTACAAAATCAATACTGCTTTTTATGAAGCTCTAGGAACAAAAGGCTGGGAAAGTCTGCAAAGAACGATTGAATATTTACCAAAAGATGTCTTTATTATCGCAGATGCCAAGCGTGGCGATATTGGAAATACATCTTCACAGTATGCGAAAGCATTTTTTGAAAATCTAAATTGTGATGCTGTTACGGTTGCGCCGTATATGGGAGAGGATTCGGTAAAGCCTTTTTTAGAAATAAAAGATAAATGGACAATTTTGTTGGCTCTTACTTCCAATTCTGGAGCGCAAGATTTTGAAATGTTAGAACTCAAAAATGGTAAAAAGGTCTATGAAGAGGTGTTAGAAAAAAGCCAAAACTGGGGAACAGACGAAAATCTTATGTACGTAGTAGGCGCAACAAAGGCAGAATATATCGAAAACATTCGTAAAATTATCCCTAATCATTTTTTATTAGTTCCGGGGGTGGGAGCGCAAGGAGGAAACTTGCAAGAAGTTTCGAAGGCAGGACTGACAAAAGACTGTGGACTTTTGATAAACTCTTCTCGTCAGATTATTTATGCCAGTAAAGACCGAGATTTTGCAGAAATGGCAGGTAAAGCAGCACAGGAAATTCAACAAGAAATGGCTTTACAGTTATCAGTAACCAGTTAA
- a CDS encoding DUF4293 domain-containing protein, whose protein sequence is MIQRIQSIFLLMVSILMGLTVFLPIWGKEVGTNKIQINAIEMIQTLAGETVMEQTTIYLAIIAGLTAILAFWNIFNFKNRRFQMKIALFCTLLIAVFIGVSTFLTYQAQDIFSPEMGGTMAYGYYLPVAAILFNWLSVRFIKKDEDMVRSADRLR, encoded by the coding sequence ATGATTCAGCGTATTCAAAGTATTTTTTTATTGATGGTTTCTATCTTAATGGGACTGACTGTTTTTCTTCCTATTTGGGGAAAAGAAGTAGGAACAAACAAAATTCAGATAAATGCTATCGAAATGATACAAACTCTAGCAGGAGAAACAGTCATGGAACAAACAACAATTTATCTTGCTATTATTGCAGGTCTGACAGCTATTTTGGCTTTTTGGAATATTTTTAACTTCAAAAATCGTCGTTTTCAAATGAAAATTGCTCTTTTCTGCACTCTTCTTATTGCTGTTTTTATTGGGGTTTCTACTTTTCTAACCTATCAAGCACAAGATATTTTTTCTCCTGAAATGGGAGGAACTATGGCTTATGGATATTACCTTCCTGTGGCAGCTATTTTATTTAATTGGCTTTCTGTTCGTTTCATCAAAAAAGACGAAGATATGGTGCGTAGCGCAGACCGTTTGAGATAA